From the Rhodococcus sp. NBC_00297 genome, one window contains:
- a CDS encoding transcriptional regulator, whose translation MRPGDDAATLARSVSRAHETFVGPGLSTVGLARPVDPQSPVRSVVLDSWLRSRDMGVDPDRGADDLLDDVTLAQYRADHPMSVIRPVVRKLLVEDAADTGLLVAITDASGRLLWVEGDTAAKDRANAMNFTEGADWSEGRMGTNAPGTALAIDHCVQIFAAEHFSRPVHEWSCSAAPVHHPVTGRILGAIDITGGPRVAVPEVLSLVRATVAAAESELRLHLLESPRPDLDTGVRLEVLGAGRPSLVRGGERVALSGRHAEMLLLLRAHPEGLSSDHLAALLDENELDSVTVRAEMSRLRKVFGADGVASRPYRLVAELSSDVEDVRAALDRGDVDAALRLYSGVVLPSSYAPGIAEIREELRVRVQAALLRSGDPVLLARWTASVHGREDAAAWSAYLATLSPSSALYGQVQARLALLG comes from the coding sequence ATGAGGCCCGGGGACGACGCCGCCACGCTCGCGCGCTCCGTCTCCCGCGCTCACGAGACCTTCGTCGGGCCGGGCCTGTCGACCGTGGGACTCGCCCGTCCCGTCGATCCCCAGTCGCCCGTGCGGTCCGTCGTTCTCGACTCCTGGCTGCGCAGCCGCGACATGGGCGTCGACCCCGATCGTGGTGCGGACGATCTCCTCGACGACGTCACGCTCGCGCAGTACCGCGCCGATCACCCGATGTCCGTCATCCGACCCGTGGTGCGCAAGCTCCTCGTCGAGGACGCCGCCGACACCGGCCTTCTCGTGGCCATCACCGACGCGTCGGGCCGGCTGCTGTGGGTCGAGGGCGACACCGCGGCGAAGGATCGCGCGAACGCCATGAACTTCACCGAGGGCGCCGACTGGAGCGAGGGGCGGATGGGCACCAACGCCCCCGGCACCGCGTTGGCCATCGATCACTGCGTGCAGATCTTCGCGGCCGAGCACTTCTCGCGGCCCGTGCACGAGTGGAGTTGCAGTGCGGCTCCCGTCCATCACCCCGTCACCGGCCGCATCCTGGGGGCCATCGACATCACGGGCGGTCCGCGCGTCGCGGTTCCCGAGGTGCTCTCGTTGGTCCGCGCGACGGTGGCGGCGGCCGAGTCCGAACTGCGATTGCATCTGCTCGAGTCCCCGCGTCCCGATCTCGACACCGGAGTCCGGCTGGAGGTGCTCGGAGCCGGGCGCCCGTCGTTGGTCCGCGGCGGTGAACGCGTCGCCCTGTCCGGACGGCACGCCGAGATGCTGCTGCTGTTGCGGGCACATCCCGAGGGGCTGAGCTCCGACCATCTCGCCGCGCTGCTCGACGAGAACGAGCTGGACTCGGTCACCGTCCGAGCCGAGATGTCGCGCCTGCGCAAGGTTTTCGGTGCCGATGGCGTGGCCTCGCGGCCCTATCGACTGGTGGCGGAACTGTCGTCGGACGTCGAGGACGTGCGGGCGGCTCTCGACCGCGGGGACGTCGACGCGGCGCTGCGGCTCTACTCCGGCGTGGTGCTCCCGTCGTCGTACGCCCCGGGTATCGCGGAGATCCGCGAGGAGTTGCGAGTGCGCGTCCAGGCGGCGCTGCTGCGGTCCGGTGACCCGGTGCTGCTGGCGCGGTGGACGGCGTCGGTGCACGGCCGCGAGGACGCCGCCGCGTGGTCGGCCTACCTCGCCACGCTCAGCCCGTCCTCGGCGCTGTACGGGCAGGTCCAGGCTCGCCTCGCCCTGCTGGGCTGA
- the adh gene encoding aldehyde dehydrogenase — protein MTVFARPGTPDAAMSFEARYDNWIGNEWVAPVKGQYFENPTPVTGQNFCEIARSTAEDIDLALDAAHKAAPAWGKTSPAERAVILNKIADRIAENLDSIALAESWDNGKPIRETLNADIPLAIDHFRYFAGCIRAQEGSLSEIDSDTVAYHFHEPLGVVGQIIPWNFPILMAVWKLAPALAAGNAVVLKPAEQTPASIMYLISVIGDLLPPGVLNIVNGFGTEAGKPLASSPRIKKIAFTGETTTGRLIMQYASQNLIPVTLELGGKSPNIFFSDVLSQNDDYQDKALEGFTMFALNQGEVCTCPSRSLIQQDIYDDFLALAAIRTKAVRQGDPLDTETMIGAQASNDQLEKILSYIEIGKGEGAKIVTGGERAQLGGDLNGGYYVQPTIFTGKNNMRIFQEEIFGPVVSVTSFTDYANAIEIANDTLYGLGAGVWSRDGGVAYRAGRDIQAGRVWTNTYHQYPAHAAFGGYKQSGIGRENHKMMLDHYQQTKNLLVSYAPKAQGFF, from the coding sequence ATGACTGTCTTCGCTCGCCCGGGTACGCCCGACGCCGCCATGTCTTTCGAGGCCCGCTACGACAACTGGATCGGCAACGAGTGGGTCGCTCCGGTCAAGGGTCAGTACTTCGAGAACCCGACGCCCGTCACGGGACAGAACTTCTGCGAGATCGCGCGCTCCACCGCCGAGGACATCGACCTCGCCCTGGACGCCGCACACAAGGCCGCGCCGGCGTGGGGCAAGACCTCGCCCGCCGAGCGCGCCGTCATCCTGAACAAGATCGCCGACCGCATCGCCGAGAACCTCGACTCCATCGCGCTCGCCGAGTCGTGGGACAACGGCAAGCCGATCCGCGAGACGCTGAACGCCGACATCCCGCTCGCGATCGATCACTTCCGCTACTTCGCCGGATGCATTCGTGCGCAGGAGGGTTCGCTGTCCGAGATCGACAGTGACACCGTCGCGTACCACTTCCACGAGCCGCTCGGCGTCGTCGGCCAGATCATCCCGTGGAACTTCCCGATCCTGATGGCCGTGTGGAAGCTCGCCCCCGCACTCGCCGCCGGTAACGCCGTCGTCCTCAAGCCGGCCGAGCAGACACCCGCGTCGATCATGTACCTGATCAGCGTCATCGGTGACCTGCTGCCTCCGGGCGTGCTCAACATCGTCAACGGCTTCGGCACCGAGGCAGGCAAGCCCCTCGCGTCGAGCCCGCGCATCAAGAAGATCGCCTTCACCGGTGAGACCACGACCGGGCGCCTGATCATGCAGTACGCCTCGCAGAACCTCATCCCGGTGACGCTCGAGCTCGGCGGCAAGAGCCCCAACATCTTCTTCTCCGACGTGCTGTCGCAGAACGACGACTACCAGGACAAGGCACTCGAGGGCTTCACGATGTTCGCCCTCAACCAGGGCGAGGTCTGCACCTGCCCGTCGCGTTCGCTGATCCAGCAGGACATCTACGACGACTTCCTCGCACTCGCCGCGATCCGCACCAAGGCCGTCCGCCAGGGTGATCCGCTGGACACCGAGACGATGATCGGCGCCCAGGCCTCGAACGACCAGCTCGAGAAGATCCTGTCCTACATCGAGATCGGCAAGGGCGAGGGCGCCAAGATCGTCACCGGCGGCGAGCGCGCGCAGCTCGGCGGCGACCTCAACGGCGGCTACTACGTGCAGCCCACCATCTTCACCGGTAAGAACAACATGCGCATCTTCCAGGAGGAGATCTTCGGACCCGTCGTCTCGGTCACGTCGTTCACCGACTACGCCAACGCCATCGAGATCGCCAACGACACGCTCTACGGCCTCGGCGCCGGTGTCTGGTCGCGTGACGGCGGCGTCGCCTACCGCGCCGGCCGCGACATCCAGGCCGGTCGTGTGTGGACCAACACGTACCACCAGTACCCGGCCCACGCGGCCTTCGGTGGCTACAAGCAGTCGGGAATCGGCCGCGAGAACCACAAGATGATGCTCGACCACTACCAGCAGACCAAGAACCTGCTGGTGAGCTACGCCCCGAAGGCTCAGGGCTTCTTCTGA
- a CDS encoding DUF779 domain-containing protein, whose translation MELLRRLGGLHGALMMHQSGGCCDGSSPMCYPAGEFIVGDRDVLLGLLDLRAEVGTVADDLPSDGDAVPVWISGSQFQAWKHTQMVLDVVPGRGSGFSLETPEGLRFLSRGRAYTPEENAELESQDPITGAQWEEGARPPVPTESIVVAEAVDACPVPGMAIQG comes from the coding sequence ATGGAGCTTCTCCGTCGCCTCGGCGGGCTCCACGGCGCGCTGATGATGCATCAGAGCGGCGGATGCTGCGACGGGTCGTCGCCGATGTGTTACCCCGCAGGCGAATTCATCGTCGGGGACCGCGACGTCCTGCTCGGGCTCCTCGACCTGCGCGCGGAGGTCGGCACCGTCGCGGACGACCTGCCGAGCGACGGCGACGCCGTTCCGGTGTGGATCTCCGGGTCGCAGTTCCAGGCGTGGAAGCACACCCAGATGGTGCTCGACGTGGTGCCGGGCCGGGGCAGCGGCTTCTCCCTCGAGACGCCGGAGGGGTTGCGGTTCCTCAGTCGTGGGCGGGCCTACACCCCCGAGGAGAACGCGGAACTCGAGTCGCAGGACCCCATCACCGGCGCGCAGTGGGAGGAGGGCGCTCGCCCGCCCGTCCCCACCGAGTCCATCGTCGTCGCCGAGGCCGTCGACGCCTGCCCGGTGCCGGGGATGGCGATACAGGGTTGA
- a CDS encoding type IV toxin-antitoxin system AbiEi family antitoxin domain-containing protein, whose protein sequence is MIDRLLALHDGVITATQAHDAGMSQDAIDRRVRAGHWRRVTRGVYVACDRPWTDAARVRCAAYWAGDGAVVTSVSAAYWHGLVSVAPRIVDVTVPRGGRSRAPSGVRVRRRNLDPADVVAMRGIRVTASGLTVLEASEELGMGIVDVALRGRMSPAVLRRAHDRNPRRRGAPAAEKLLVAAEGGTRSEAERLFVIVMRTGRITGFLVNFPWRDYVLDFVFLDERVCIEVDGWAFHSDPTAFHRDRTRQNVVVQEWTVLRYTWRDLTQRPDEVIAEVRAALRRCAEPR, encoded by the coding sequence GTGATCGATCGACTTCTCGCGCTCCACGACGGTGTCATCACCGCGACGCAGGCTCACGACGCCGGGATGAGCCAGGACGCGATCGATCGGCGCGTCCGAGCGGGCCATTGGCGCCGGGTCACGCGCGGTGTCTACGTCGCCTGCGACAGACCGTGGACGGACGCCGCTCGGGTGCGGTGCGCCGCGTACTGGGCCGGCGACGGGGCCGTCGTGACATCGGTGAGTGCCGCGTACTGGCACGGACTCGTTTCGGTTGCACCACGCATCGTCGATGTCACGGTCCCGCGCGGAGGACGGAGCAGGGCACCGTCGGGTGTCCGGGTGCGGCGACGGAACCTCGACCCCGCCGATGTGGTGGCGATGCGCGGAATCCGAGTCACGGCCTCGGGTCTCACGGTTCTCGAAGCGTCCGAGGAGTTGGGGATGGGCATCGTCGACGTCGCCTTGCGCGGGCGGATGTCGCCGGCGGTGCTCCGGCGCGCACACGATCGGAACCCTCGGCGACGGGGCGCCCCCGCGGCCGAGAAGCTTCTCGTGGCAGCGGAAGGAGGAACTCGGTCGGAGGCCGAGCGCCTCTTCGTCATCGTGATGCGCACCGGACGCATCACAGGGTTCCTGGTCAACTTTCCGTGGCGCGACTACGTGCTGGACTTCGTGTTCCTCGACGAACGCGTCTGCATCGAAGTCGACGGATGGGCCTTCCATTCGGACCCCACCGCCTTTCACCGAGACCGAACTCGGCAGAACGTCGTCGTCCAGGAGTGGACGGTGCTGCGGTACACCTGGCGCGACCTCACGCAGAGACCCGACGAGGTGATCGCCGAAGTCCGAGCGGCGCTCCGACGGTGCGCTGAACCGCGGTGA
- the eat gene encoding ethanolamine permease — translation MAVKEPRPVASDSQAESSDYLAKRTLKTGSAGWVLLAGLGVSYVISGDYSGWNFGLEQGGFGGLLIAGILIAGMYLAMVLGMAEMSSALPAAGGGYTFARRALGPWGGFATGTAILIEYAIAPAAIATFIGAYVESLGLFGITDGWWVYLAVYAIFIGVHLAGVGEALKVMFVITGIALVGLVIFAVAAIFQFDASNLTDIAPTDAAGASSFLPMGYLGIWAAVPFAIWFFLAIEGVPLAAEEAKDPARNVPRGIIAAMAVLLVTATAMLILVTGAGGADAMQASGNPLVEALGDSGAATVVNYIGLAGLIASFFSIMYAYSRQLFALSRAGYLPKSMSVVNSRKAPTLALIVPGVIGFALTFTGKGSMLLNMAVFGAALSYVLMMVSHIVLRRREPDMPRPYRTPGGTVTTGFALVIAAFAVIATFLVDSQAALWCLVVFALFMVYFGVYSRHHLVANSPDEEFAALAAAEDELG, via the coding sequence ATGGCCGTGAAGGAACCGCGCCCCGTGGCGTCCGATTCTCAGGCAGAATCGTCCGACTACCTGGCCAAGCGCACGCTCAAGACCGGCAGCGCGGGGTGGGTGCTGCTGGCCGGGCTGGGCGTCAGCTACGTCATCTCGGGTGACTATTCGGGATGGAACTTCGGGCTCGAGCAGGGTGGGTTCGGTGGTCTGCTGATCGCGGGCATCCTGATCGCCGGCATGTACCTGGCGATGGTGCTGGGCATGGCGGAGATGTCGTCTGCGCTCCCGGCAGCGGGCGGCGGATACACGTTCGCCCGGCGCGCGCTCGGACCGTGGGGCGGATTCGCCACCGGCACAGCCATTCTCATCGAGTATGCCATCGCCCCCGCGGCCATCGCGACCTTCATCGGCGCCTACGTCGAGTCGCTCGGCCTGTTCGGGATCACCGACGGGTGGTGGGTGTACCTCGCCGTCTACGCCATCTTCATCGGCGTGCACCTCGCCGGTGTCGGTGAAGCGCTGAAGGTCATGTTCGTCATCACCGGCATCGCTCTCGTAGGCCTCGTCATCTTCGCTGTCGCCGCGATCTTCCAGTTCGACGCCTCCAACCTCACCGACATTGCCCCGACGGATGCCGCGGGCGCCTCGAGTTTCCTGCCGATGGGGTACCTGGGGATCTGGGCCGCGGTGCCGTTCGCGATCTGGTTCTTCCTCGCGATCGAGGGCGTGCCGCTCGCGGCCGAGGAAGCGAAGGATCCGGCGCGCAACGTGCCACGCGGCATCATCGCCGCCATGGCGGTGCTGCTGGTGACCGCCACCGCCATGCTGATCCTCGTGACGGGCGCCGGCGGAGCCGACGCGATGCAGGCGTCGGGCAACCCGTTGGTGGAGGCGCTCGGCGACAGCGGCGCCGCGACGGTGGTCAACTACATCGGCCTCGCCGGTCTGATCGCCAGCTTCTTCTCCATCATGTACGCCTACTCCCGGCAGCTGTTCGCGCTGAGCCGCGCCGGCTACCTGCCGAAGTCCATGTCGGTGGTCAACAGCCGGAAGGCGCCGACGCTGGCACTGATCGTGCCCGGCGTCATCGGCTTCGCCCTGACGTTCACCGGCAAGGGCTCGATGTTGTTGAACATGGCCGTCTTCGGGGCAGCGCTGAGCTACGTTCTGATGATGGTGAGCCACATCGTGCTGCGTCGCCGCGAGCCCGACATGCCGCGCCCGTACCGCACCCCGGGCGGCACGGTCACGACCGGATTCGCGCTCGTCATCGCGGCCTTCGCCGTGATCGCGACGTTCCTCGTGGACAGCCAGGCGGCGCTGTGGTGCCTGGTCGTCTTCGCGCTCTTCATGGTCTACTTCGGCGTCTACAGCCGCCATCACCTGGTGGCCAATTCTCCGGACGAGGAGTTCGCGGCGCTCGCCGCTGCCGAGGACGAACTCGGGTGA
- a CDS encoding ethanolamine ammonia-lyase subunit EutB: protein MSTYHQQISGSTYTFDGLVEVMAKATPARSGDQLAGCAAESDAERAAAAWVLADLPLQTFLDEQVVPYESDEVTRLIIDSHDAQAFDAVSHLTVGGLRDWLLTVAAEPDSARTLREVAPGLTPEMVAATSKIMRNQDLIAVARAATVISAFRTTIGLPGTMATRLQPNHPTDDPHGIAAATLDGLLMGSGDAVIGINPATDSPAATADLLYLLDEIRQRFEIPVQSCVLSHVTTTVDLIGKGVPVDLVFQSIAGTEGANSSFGVTVPMLLEANEAGKSLHRGTVGNNVMYLETGQGSALSANSHVGTGGKPVDQQTLETRAYGLARALDPLLVNTVVGFIGPEYLYDGKQIIRAGLEDHFCGKILGLPMGVDVCYTNHAEADQDDMDTLLTLLGAAGAAFVIAVPGADDIMLGYQSLSFHDALYVRQVLGLKPAPEFEAWMHRLGMTDDAGRVLPVDAASSPLRALTTPA, encoded by the coding sequence GTGAGCACCTACCACCAGCAGATCTCGGGATCGACCTACACCTTCGACGGTCTCGTCGAGGTCATGGCGAAGGCCACCCCGGCGCGATCGGGCGATCAACTCGCAGGCTGCGCGGCGGAGTCGGACGCCGAACGTGCCGCCGCCGCCTGGGTTCTGGCGGATCTCCCGCTGCAGACGTTCCTCGACGAGCAGGTGGTGCCGTACGAGAGCGACGAGGTCACCCGCCTCATCATCGACAGCCATGACGCGCAGGCATTCGACGCTGTCTCGCATCTGACGGTGGGCGGTCTGCGGGACTGGTTGCTCACGGTCGCAGCGGAACCCGACAGCGCCCGGACACTGCGGGAGGTCGCGCCGGGGCTCACCCCGGAGATGGTGGCCGCGACGAGCAAGATCATGCGCAACCAGGATCTCATCGCGGTGGCGCGGGCGGCGACGGTGATCTCGGCGTTCCGCACCACCATCGGTCTGCCCGGAACGATGGCAACCCGGCTGCAGCCCAATCATCCGACGGACGACCCGCACGGTATCGCCGCGGCGACGCTCGACGGTCTGCTGATGGGCTCGGGCGACGCCGTCATCGGCATCAACCCGGCCACCGATTCACCCGCCGCGACAGCGGATCTGCTGTACCTGCTGGACGAGATCCGGCAGCGTTTCGAGATCCCGGTGCAGTCGTGCGTGCTGTCCCACGTCACCACCACCGTGGATCTCATCGGCAAGGGTGTCCCGGTGGATCTCGTGTTCCAGTCCATCGCCGGAACGGAGGGGGCGAACTCCAGTTTCGGGGTGACGGTGCCGATGCTCCTCGAGGCGAACGAGGCGGGAAAGTCGTTGCACCGCGGCACCGTCGGGAACAACGTCATGTACCTGGAGACGGGCCAGGGTTCGGCGCTGTCCGCGAACTCGCACGTCGGTACCGGGGGCAAGCCGGTCGATCAGCAGACGCTCGAGACCCGCGCGTACGGGTTGGCGCGGGCGCTCGATCCGCTGTTGGTTAACACCGTCGTGGGCTTCATCGGACCCGAGTACCTCTACGACGGCAAGCAGATCATCCGCGCCGGCCTCGAGGACCACTTCTGCGGCAAGATTCTCGGCCTGCCCATGGGTGTCGACGTCTGCTACACCAACCATGCCGAAGCGGACCAGGACGACATGGACACGTTGTTGACGCTGCTCGGTGCCGCGGGCGCTGCCTTCGTCATCGCCGTGCCGGGTGCCGACGACATCATGCTCGGCTACCAGAGCCTGTCCTTCCACGATGCCCTCTACGTCCGGCAGGTGTTGGGCCTCAAGCCCGCTCCCGAGTTCGAGGCGTGGATGCACCGGCTGGGGATGACCGACGACGCGGGGCGGGTCCTGCCCGTCGACGCCGCGTCGTCGCCGCTGCGAGCACTGACGACGCCGGCATGA
- the eutC gene encoding ethanolamine ammonia-lyase subunit EutC: MSTPDFWTDLRVTTQARIGLGRAGDALPTTRVLEFRAAHAAARDAVHMPLDTDSFAREIATVGLGDPVVVSSKASTRSEYLRRPDLGRQPDDLSGVDTVDADIGIVLCDGLSPRALMDHGAGLLAALKESLGTFTIAPPVIATQARVALGDHVGAALGVSTLIVVIGERPGLSVADSLGIYLTHGPKPGRNDSERNCISNIHPPGGMHYDHAARVTASLVAGARTLGRSGVDLKDSSRELT, translated from the coding sequence ATGAGCACACCGGACTTCTGGACCGACCTGCGCGTGACGACGCAGGCGCGCATCGGGCTCGGCCGGGCGGGGGACGCCCTTCCGACGACGCGGGTGCTCGAGTTCCGGGCCGCCCACGCCGCGGCGCGGGACGCTGTCCACATGCCGCTCGACACCGACAGCTTCGCTCGGGAGATCGCGACTGTCGGACTCGGGGATCCGGTGGTCGTGTCCAGCAAGGCGTCCACCCGCAGCGAGTATCTGCGTCGTCCCGATCTGGGACGGCAACCCGACGACCTGTCCGGTGTCGACACGGTCGACGCGGACATCGGAATCGTGTTGTGCGACGGGCTCTCCCCGCGCGCACTGATGGATCACGGCGCAGGATTGCTCGCTGCGCTGAAGGAGTCGCTGGGTACGTTCACGATCGCGCCTCCGGTGATCGCGACCCAGGCCAGGGTGGCGCTGGGTGACCACGTGGGCGCTGCGCTCGGGGTGTCCACGCTGATCGTCGTCATCGGCGAGCGTCCCGGCCTGTCGGTGGCGGACAGCCTCGGCATCTACCTGACGCACGGTCCGAAGCCGGGCCGCAACGACTCCGAGCGCAACTGCATCTCGAACATTCACCCGCCCGGCGGCATGCACTACGACCATGCGGCGCGGGTGACGGCATCGTTGGTCGCGGGTGCGCGCACGCTCGGGCGGTCCGGCGTCGATCTCAAGGACTCCTCTCGCGAACTGACCTGA
- a CDS encoding amidohydrolase: protein MLLQRVRVDPARDDLSDVRIVDDLVSEISAPGERLTPASAETVVDGRGGVVLPGFVDGHLHMAQWALARRRLDVGAATSARHLVDLLVASGLTGDVRAQGFRGALWPDAPHKDMLEAALPGVSVAVTSMDLHTVWLSPALLRELAVDHPTGVFRDHDAIAIASAVDARVGTGVLDEYVCEATEDLAARGVTEVLDFEFDDNLTAWTRRFASGRPAVRVSASTWPTWLDETLAAGHRTGDVAADTGRMLRMGPLKIMADGSLNTRTACCHDPYPDAGHAAPATHDAEAHGLLLVDHPELVRLISRAAGGGIAAAVHAIGDRANTVVLDAFETVRALMDSGALPVVGGRVEHAQQVRPEDLDRFAALGVVASVQPQHAVTDRDVADVLWSGRRSIAYGYHSLHRHGALLQFGSDAPVSPPDPRSAVADAVFRTDDERPSWHPGEAVPMDVALRAASGGRAGVDVGSAADLVVLAESPYVLSNADLRSVPVIATISGGRATHVS from the coding sequence GTGCTGCTGCAACGTGTGCGCGTCGATCCCGCGCGGGACGACCTCTCGGACGTCCGCATCGTCGACGACCTGGTGAGCGAGATCTCGGCACCCGGGGAGCGCCTGACTCCCGCCTCCGCCGAGACCGTCGTCGACGGGCGCGGGGGAGTGGTGCTGCCCGGGTTCGTCGACGGGCACCTGCACATGGCGCAGTGGGCACTCGCGCGCCGCCGACTGGACGTCGGCGCGGCCACCAGTGCACGGCACCTCGTCGACCTGCTGGTGGCGTCGGGCCTCACCGGCGACGTTCGTGCACAGGGCTTCCGGGGTGCCCTCTGGCCGGACGCACCGCACAAGGACATGCTCGAGGCCGCGCTGCCGGGTGTGTCCGTCGCGGTGACGAGCATGGATCTGCACACCGTCTGGCTCTCCCCGGCGTTGCTGCGCGAGCTCGCGGTCGATCACCCCACCGGTGTCTTCCGCGATCACGACGCCATCGCGATCGCGAGTGCCGTCGACGCGCGTGTCGGTACGGGCGTGCTCGACGAGTACGTGTGCGAGGCGACCGAGGATCTCGCCGCGCGGGGCGTGACCGAGGTCCTCGACTTCGAGTTCGACGACAACCTCACCGCGTGGACGCGGCGCTTCGCCTCCGGTCGTCCGGCGGTGCGGGTGAGCGCGTCGACGTGGCCGACGTGGCTCGACGAGACTCTGGCGGCCGGACACCGGACCGGCGACGTCGCCGCGGACACGGGCCGCATGCTCCGCATGGGGCCGCTGAAGATCATGGCCGACGGGTCGCTCAACACGCGGACGGCCTGCTGCCACGACCCCTATCCCGACGCGGGGCACGCGGCGCCGGCGACGCACGACGCCGAGGCACACGGGCTGCTGCTCGTCGACCATCCGGAGCTGGTGCGATTGATCTCGCGCGCGGCGGGCGGTGGGATCGCCGCCGCGGTGCACGCCATCGGTGACCGCGCCAACACCGTCGTGCTCGACGCCTTCGAGACCGTGCGCGCGCTCATGGACTCGGGTGCTCTCCCCGTCGTCGGTGGACGCGTCGAGCACGCGCAGCAGGTCCGCCCGGAAGACCTGGACCGGTTCGCGGCGCTGGGCGTCGTCGCCTCTGTCCAGCCTCAGCACGCGGTGACCGACCGCGACGTCGCCGACGTGCTGTGGTCCGGCCGACGATCGATCGCGTACGGCTACCACTCGCTGCACCGCCACGGCGCGCTGCTGCAGTTCGGGTCCGACGCTCCCGTCTCCCCGCCCGATCCGCGGTCGGCCGTCGCCGACGCCGTGTTCCGCACCGACGACGAGCGACCGTCCTGGCATCCGGGCGAGGCGGTGCCGATGGACGTCGCACTGCGGGCGGCATCGGGTGGGCGCGCAGGTGTCGACGTCGGATCCGCCGCCGATCTCGTCGTGCTCGCCGAGTCCCCGTACGTCCTGTCGAACGCCGACCTGCGGTCCGTTCCGGTGATCGCCACGATCAGCGGTGGGCGCGCGACCCACGTGTCCTGA